Proteins from a genomic interval of Papaver somniferum cultivar HN1 chromosome 4, ASM357369v1, whole genome shotgun sequence:
- the LOC113271464 gene encoding probable xyloglucan endotransglucosylase/hydrolase protein 5 — translation MMKMASPQFLSLCLGLLFLASGAFAAAPRRPVSVPFARNYKPTWAFDHIKYYNGGNDITLMLDKYTGTGFQSKGSYLFGHFSMDIKMVPGDSAGTVTAFYLSSNNNEHDEIDFEFLGNRTGQPYILQTNVFTGGTGNREQRIFLWFDPTKEFHSYSVLWNLYQIVFFVDSVPIRVFKNVKGSKFPFNQPMKIYNSLWNADDWATRGGLEKTDWSKAPFIAAYKGFHIDGCEESVTAKFCRTQGQKWWDQKAFQDLDGIQYRKLADVRRRYTIYNYCTDRVRFPTMPIECKIDRDV, via the exons ATGATGAAAATGGCGTCTCCACAGTTTTTAAGTCTATGCTTGGGTCTCTTGTTCTTGGCTTCTGGAGCatttgctgctgcaccaagaaggCCAGTGAGTGTACCCTTCGCAAGGAACTACAAACCTACATGGGCTTTTGATCACATCAAATACTACAATGGTGGTAACGACATTACTCTCATGCTGGACAAATACACAG GAACTGGATTTCAATCGAAGGGATCTTACCTGTTTGGCCACTTCAGTATGGATATTAAGATGGTACCAGGAGATTCTGCAGGAACAGTTACAGCTTTCTAT ttGTCATCTAACAACAATGAACACGATGAGATAGACTTTGAGTTTCTGGGAAACAGAACAGGACAACCTTACATTTTGCAAACAAATGTCTTCACCGGAGGAACGGGTAACAGGGAACAAAGGATCTTTCTCTGGTTTGACCCAACCAAAGAATTCCATTCCTACTCCGTTTTATGGAACCTTTACCAGATTGT ATTCTTTGTGGATAGCGTCCCAATCAGGGTATTCAAAAACGTGAAAGGATCAAAGTTCCCATTCAACCAACCTATGAAAATCTACAACAGTCTATGGAACGCAGATGATTGGGCAACAAGGGGTGGGCTCGAGAAGACCGACTGGTCAAAGGCACCATTCATCGCTGCCTACAAAGGTTTCCACATAGACGGCTGTGAGGAATCCGTGACAGCCAAATTCTGCAGAACCCAAGGCCAGAAATGGTGGGACCAAAAAGCATTTCAAGATCTTGATGGTATTCAGTACAGAAAATTGGCTGACGTTCGACGAAGATACACCATCTACAACTATTGCACTGACCGAGTCAGGTTCCCTACAATGCCCATCGAATGCAAGATCGACAGAGATGTCTAA
- the LOC113273239 gene encoding uncharacterized protein LOC113273239, translated as MEPWMMQPITFSAKDVPSNVQAHGDPLVITLLIEEWGVKRILMDIGSSVEVLFYDTFKRMELSNDILIPSTYRIYGFNGTVNVPKGEVTRRVSNGEGYLDTLTTFCVVDVVSPYEAILGRSWIAGIKGVSSAYHQRLRLPSYRGVVEVLGNPQDAIQCMQLDIQQNEERRSRQRREKNKAKEIKTGEELEKVLSQAITAYETGEKEIL; from the coding sequence ATGGAACCCTGGATGATGCAGCCGATCACCTTCTCAGCAAAGGATGTTCCCTCGAATGTCCAAGCACATGGAGATCCCCTAGTAATCACCTTGCTCATCGAGGAATGGGGAGTCAAAAGAATACTGATGGACATTGGGAGCTCAGTCGAGGTCCTCTTCTACGACACGTTTAAAAGAATGGAGTTGTCTAATGACATTTTAATCCCTTCAACTTATCGAATTTACGGCTTCAATGGTACAGTGAATGTACCAAAAGGAGAAGTCACTCGCAGAGTCTCGAATGGGGAGGGATACTTGGACACGCTTACCACCTTCTGTGTGGTAGATGTCGTATCGCCTTATGAGGCGATCCTAGGCAGATCGTGGATTGCAGGTATCAAAGGGGTGTCATCGGCATATCATCAAAGGTTAAGACTCCCATCTTATCGGGGGGTGGTGGAAGTGTTAGGCAACCCCCAAGACGCGATACAGTGTATGCAATTAGATATCCAGCAAAATGAAGAAAGACGATCAAGACAGCGCCGAGAAAAGAACAAAGCCAAGGAGATTAAAACAGGGGAAGAATTGGAGAAGGTGCTCTCACAAGCCATCACAGCTTACGAAACAGGCGAGAAAGAGATCTTATAG
- the LOC113273240 gene encoding uncharacterized protein LOC113273240, giving the protein MYCMSLLQWKNYDVVMCKFFPASLEGEAKNWFYTLPDESIGNYGFLVETFLETYMHNNIALTRVNKLFTLARRFGEPLRSLTDRWKKMCIDIRKVPVDQQIFGFENSLGKSDPIWIAMYTENPQTLREMRKMQEHYIALEEIQEGAQDRGVQEVSAPVPQGDPKRSKKRPIALQQVSDKKEWVEKGNKPRHEPRTYMPLNAPLKEIFKEVEKRSDIRYPKTRGIQFDETINHPEFCHYHQYRGHSTKNCL; this is encoded by the coding sequence ATGTATTGCATGTCTTTATTACAATGGAAGAACTATGACGTGGTTATGTGCAAGTTTTTTCCGGCAAGTCTAGAAGGCGAGGCAAAGAACTGGTTCTATACTTTGCCCGATGAGTCCATTGGCAACTATGGCTTCCTAGTGGAAACATTTCTTGAAACCTATATGCATAACAATATTGCTCTCACAAGGGTAAATAAGCTATTCACACTGGCACGAAGGTTCGGGGAACCCTTAAGATCTCTAACGGATAGGTGGAAGAAGATGTGTATCGATATCAGAAAGGTCCCTGTCGATCAACAGATCTTCGGGTTTGAAAATTCATTAGGAAAATCCGACCCTATTTGGATAGCAATGTACACTGAAAACCCACAAACGTTAAGGGAGATGAGGAAGATGCAAGAGCACTACATCGCATTGGAGGAGATACAAGAGGGGGCGCAGGATAGAGGAGTACAAGAAGTCAGTGCGCCTGTCCCTCAGGGAGATCCCAAACGATCAAAGAAAAGGCCGATTGCACTACAACAAGTCTCGGACAAGAAGGAATGGGTCGAGAAGGGAAATAAGCCCCGTCACGAACCAAGAACTTACATGCCTCTAAACGCACCATTAAAAGAAATATTCAAGGAAGTAGAAAAGAGAAGCGACATTAGATACCCCAAGACTAGGGGCATCCAATTTGACGAGACAATAAATCATCCCGAGTTCTGCCATTACCATCAGTACCGAGGCCACTCGACTAAAAATTGTCTATAG